A genomic window from Candidatus Obscuribacterales bacterium includes:
- a CDS encoding DnaJ domain-containing protein: MVNATHYHTLAVSPSASQADIKRSYRQLVKRFHPDSNRQVDNHEAIAEINAAYEVLSDPQTRRSYDRQLGYGHRKPDSRSSHTPSPQQRRRGRDADEHLRQWLQRVYQPVNRELCEVLYSLDEQIDDLAADPFDDELMDDFQAYLEQCREALALAHQLFQSMPNPTSVAGAAANLYYCLSQLSDGVDELDRFTVSYAEHYIHTGQELFRIAHRLRKEAEAGICELGMAIA; the protein is encoded by the coding sequence ATGGTCAACGCAACTCACTACCATACCCTCGCCGTTAGCCCCTCTGCTAGCCAGGCGGACATTAAGCGTTCCTATCGGCAATTGGTTAAACGCTTCCATCCCGACAGCAATCGGCAGGTGGACAATCATGAAGCGATCGCCGAGATTAATGCTGCCTACGAAGTCCTTAGCGATCCCCAAACCCGGCGTTCCTACGATCGCCAGCTTGGCTATGGTCATCGAAAACCCGACAGCCGGTCAAGTCATACGCCCTCTCCCCAACAACGTCGCCGAGGACGAGATGCAGATGAACATCTGCGCCAATGGCTCCAGCGGGTCTACCAACCGGTCAACCGTGAACTGTGCGAGGTGTTATATTCCTTGGACGAGCAAATTGACGACCTCGCCGCCGATCCCTTTGACGATGAGTTGATGGATGATTTTCAAGCCTACCTAGAACAATGCCGAGAAGCCCTGGCCCTAGCCCATCAACTTTTTCAATCCATGCCCAACCCCACCAGCGTTGCCGGGGCCGCGGCTAATCTTTACTACTGCCTCAGCCAGCTAAGCGATGGCGTGGATGAACTCGATCGCTTCACCGTCAGCTATGCCGAGCATTACATCCACACGGGGCAAGAGCTGTTTCGCATTGCCCACCGACTGCGGAAAGAAGCGGAAGCCGGCATCTGCGAGTTGGGCATGGCGATCGCGTAA
- a CDS encoding HEAT repeat domain-containing protein has protein sequence MTHPESIQALLTADEAGDRISGINQLRKIDPAVAFQMIQPAINDANVRVRYAAVSQLASLGLQDRHHALNLLRDRLLNDPEIDVQAAAADSLGALKLTEAYDDLERLYHSTSEWLIHVSIVAALSEMGEPRAFELLCTALSSENELVRTVAIGALGEFGDHRAIPLLIPYAKSDDWQVRYRVVQALSHLDNPDVRATLEQLSHDSVESVAQEAKAYLNPTS, from the coding sequence ATGACCCATCCAGAGTCGATCCAGGCCTTACTCACTGCCGATGAGGCAGGCGATCGCATCAGTGGCATCAATCAACTCCGAAAGATTGATCCGGCCGTGGCCTTTCAGATGATCCAGCCCGCCATTAACGACGCCAATGTGCGGGTGCGGTATGCCGCCGTTAGCCAACTGGCATCCCTAGGGCTCCAAGATCGGCACCATGCCCTGAATCTCTTGCGCGATCGCCTGCTCAATGACCCCGAGATCGACGTGCAGGCGGCCGCAGCCGACTCCCTCGGAGCGCTGAAGCTCACCGAGGCCTACGACGACCTGGAAAGGCTATACCACAGCACCTCCGAATGGCTGATCCACGTCAGCATTGTGGCAGCCTTGAGCGAAATGGGCGAACCGCGTGCCTTTGAGCTGCTCTGTACAGCCTTGAGTTCTGAGAATGAATTGGTGCGCACGGTGGCGATCGGGGCCCTGGGAGAATTTGGCGATCATCGAGCCATTCCCCTCCTGATTCCCTACGCCAAAAGCGATGATTGGCAAGTGCGCTACCGCGTCGTGCAGGCCCTAAGTCACCTCGACAATCCCGATGTCCGAGCTACCCTAGAGCAACTGTCCCACGATTCGGTGGAGTCGGTTGCCCAAGAGGCCAAAGCCTACCTTAACCCTACGTCATGA
- a CDS encoding CBS domain-containing protein, translating into MPITVAEVMSRDPITVNPNSPLKEAIQILAERHISGLPVVDDQGKLVGVISESDLMWQQTGATPPAYIMLLDSVIYLENPARYDRELHKALGQTVGEVMTKESITVPPSKPLNAAAQLMHDRHVRRLPVVDSDGTLVGILTRGDIIRHMASQD; encoded by the coding sequence ATGCCCATAACCGTCGCCGAGGTCATGAGTCGGGATCCGATCACGGTCAATCCTAACTCTCCCCTCAAAGAAGCAATTCAAATTTTGGCGGAGCGCCACATTAGTGGATTGCCCGTGGTTGACGATCAGGGCAAACTGGTCGGCGTCATTTCCGAAAGCGACCTGATGTGGCAGCAAACGGGGGCAACCCCGCCCGCCTATATCATGCTGCTGGATAGCGTCATCTATCTCGAAAATCCAGCTCGCTACGACCGCGAACTCCACAAAGCCCTAGGGCAAACCGTGGGCGAAGTGATGACCAAAGAAAGCATCACCGTGCCGCCTAGCAAGCCACTGAATGCCGCTGCCCAGCTCATGCACGATCGCCATGTGCGTCGCTTACCCGTGGTAGACAGTGACGGCACCTTGGTCGGCATTTTGACCCGAGGCGACATCATTCGCCATATGGCCAGCCAAGACTAG